CTTCAGGCCTTCCTTCTGCTCCTCGATCATCTTGAGCACGTCACGGTCGCTGCCGCTGAAGACGGCCTGAATCTTACCGTTCTTCGCCGACAGCTTGATGGACAGGCCGCTGAGCACGTTGCTGCGCAGGTCGATCTGGAACTCCGCCGCGCCCGCGCCGTTGGTGCCCACCCGCGCCCGCTCGACAATCTTCTGGGCGATCTCGTTGGCGACCGCGCGCATCCGCTCCGAGCCCGTGTTGGGCTTGGGCTTGGCCACCGGCACCGGGGCCATCAGCGCCGGGTTGAAGCGGAAGCCCGCCGCGGCGGCCGCCTCCCCTCCGCCCTCCTTCTTGTCCTTGCCGCCGCCGCCCTGGCCGCCGCCCGCGTCCGCGTCCGCCTTGAGCGAGCCCTTCTGTCCGGCACGCCCCTCGCTGCGCGACAGCGAGCTCTTCTCGTCCGCCTCGGAGTCGCTCTCGGCCTTGCCCTCGGTGTGGCGCGCCTCGGTGCGGGTCTCGGACACGCCCTCGTCGTGCCTGCGGCTGGCGCTCGCCGCGCCGCCCTGGGACGACTCCGTCTGCCGGCCCTCGGCGGTCTGCCGGGCCTCGTCCGAATGGCCCAGGAGCACGCGCTCGTCGAGCGCCTTGGCGTCCTGGCGCCCCTGGGAGCGCGTGGTGTCCTGGCGCTGCCCGGTCTGCTTGGCGTTGGCGCCCTCCTGCTGGCGCATCTCCGCCCCGGCCTCCTTCGTGCCGGACTCCTTCAGGAGCCGGGCGAGCGTGGCCTGGGCGAAGGTCTGCTTCGTCTCCTGCTTCTGCTGGGTCTGGCCCTTGTCCGTCTGGGACTGCTGGACCAGCTTCGAGAAGGCCGTCTCCCCGTCCTTGCGCTGCTTGCCCTTGGCCTCGGCCAGCTGCCGCTCCTGGATGAGGCGCTGGGCAATCCGCTCTGCGTCGCGATCGTCTTCGACTCGGCTCATCTCTTCACACCCGGAAAGGAGGAGGCCAGATTACTTGCGCTGGCGGGCCAGGAACAAGGCACTGCCAATTTCTTCCTGGGTCAGCTCCTCGCGCTGCTGACGCTCGTGCTTGATCTGCTTCTGCCAGTTCTCCTTGTGCTTCTCGATGGCCTTGAGCTCCTTGGCCGCCTCGGCCATCTGGGCCCGGCGCTGCTCCACGGTGCGCTCGGCCACCTTCACCACCTCGCGCTGACGCTCGATGTCGAGCGCCACCTGGGCCTCCTCGTCCTTCAGGCGCTGCTCGAAGCGGGCCATCATGTTCATGCCGTTGATGCCGGCACCCTTGGCCATCACCTCGTTGAGGTAGGCCATGACCTTCGCCTTGCGCTCGGCCTTGCGGCGCGCCAGCTCGTCCTCCAGGCGCTTGAGTTCCGCCTTCTCCTTCTCCAGCGCCTTGATGGCCGCGGAGAAGGCCTGCTCCGCCTCCTCCTTGGCGCGGGCGCGCATCTCCAGGAGGGTCTCTAACCGGTACGGGGGCATGGGTGCCCCATCCTAACCCGGAAAACCCAGTCCGGAAAACCAGCCCGCCTCAGTCCTCGAAGAGCCCCAGCAGCCCGTTGACGGTCTCCTCGTAGGTGGAGTTCGAGTGGGTGTCCTGCTTGAGGTAGTCGATGATGGCGTCGTACTTGTCGATGGCGTAGTCCGTCCGGGGGTCCGTGCCGTACTGGTAGGCGCCCAGGAGGATCAGATCGCGCTGCTTCTCGTACGTCGAGAGCGTCTCGCGCAGCTTGCCCGCCGCCTTCTTGTGGTCCTTGGAGACAATGCCGCTCATCACACGGGAGAGGCTGGCCAGCACGTCCATGGCGGGCCACTGGTTGCGCTCGCCCAGGGCACGGTTGAGGATGAAGTGGCCGTCGAGAATACCGCGGACCTCGTCGGCGATGGGCTCTTCCATGTCGCCACCGGCCACCAGGCACGTGTAGATGGCGGTGCACTTGCCCTTGGCCGAGTTGCCCGTGCGCTCCAGGATGCGCGGCAGCATGGAGAAGACGCTGGGCGGATAGCCCTGGCGCGCCGGGGGCTCGCCCACGGCCAGGCCAATCTCACGCTGGGCACGCGCCAGACGCGTCACCGTGTCCAGCATGAACATCACGTTGCCGCCGCGCTCCCGGAAGTACTCCGCGATGGCGGTGGCCACGTAGGCGGCCTTCAGACGCACCAGGCTGGGCTGGTCCGAGGTGGCGCACACCAGCACGGAGCGCTTGAGGCCCTCCTCACCGAGCGCGTCCTCGATGAACTCGCGCACCTCGCGGCCACGCTCGCCGATCAGTGCGATGACGTTCAGCTCCGCCTTGGTGTTCCGGGCAATCTGCCCCATGAGCGTGGACTTACCCACGCCGGAGCCTGCGAAGAGGCCCACACGCTGGCCCTCGCCCACCGTCAGCAGGCCGTCGATGCAGCGCACCCCCAGGGGCAGCGGGTGCTCGATGCGCATGCGCGTGAAGGGGTCCGGGCAGTCCCGGTCCACCGACCAATCGATGAGATCATCCGGCAGGGGCTTACCGTCGAGCGGCTCGCCGGTGCCCCCGAGCACGCGGCCCAGGAGCCCCTCCCCGCACTTGATGGTGAGCGGCTTGCCGGTGGGAATCACCTCGCTGTCCGGACCGATGCCGTACAGCTCGCCCAGGGGCATGAGCATCACCTCGTCGCCCTGGAAGCCCACCACCTCCGCCTTCACCTTCCCGCGGATGCGGCTGTTGATGTAGACGACCTCGCCCACGCGCACGTTGGGCACGCTGGCCTTGATGACGAGGCCCGTCAGCTCGGTGACGCGCCCGCGCACGCGCACGAGCGACGCGTCCTTCAGCAGCGCGTAGTAGCGCGATAAGTCGATCGCCATGGCCTAGGCCGGTCCTTCCGTCTTGGCGGTGTCGGGCAGCAGCACGTTCTGGAGCATCTCGAACTGGGTGGGCAGCTGCGCATCCACCGTGCCGAACTCCGTCTGGACGATGCAGCCTACCGGCGCCACGTCCGCGTCCTCGCGGATGGCCAGGTCCACCGCGCGGCCGATGAGTTCGATCAGCTCGGGCTTGCGCGCGCGCAGCACCTGCGCCGTCTTCGGGTGCACCCGGAGCACCATGGCGCGCGCGCTGCGCAGCTGCTCGATGGCCGAGGCGCACATGTCCACCAGCAGCTCCGGCTGGCGCTCGATGTCCCGGCCGATGATCTTCTCGGCGATGCGGCACGCCAGGGCGATGACGTCCTGCTCCTGGCTGGCGAGCATCTCCCCCGCCTGCATCTTGGCGCGCAAGAGCAGCTCCGTTGCCTGGGCCAGGCCCTCCTGGCGCCCCTGCTCGCGCGCCTTGGCCAGCACGTCCTCCCGCTCGCGCAACGCCTCCGCGAGGATGCGTTCCTTCTCGCGCTGCGCTTCCTCCAGGATGCCCTGGGCGGACTGACGCGCCTCGAAGATGTCGGCGTTCATCACGCCCGCGCGCGCGGGGCGCGGGGCGGACCGCTCGGGGACGGGTTCCTGCGCCACGTCACCTTTGATTACCTTGCCGATCGCCATGAACCGCTCCTTGTCGCCTGGATGCTAGCGCGATCCGCCGCGAGGTCCACGCCCGGAATTCCCAGGAGGCGGGGAAGACGGGGGACGGCGCGGGAGGCTCCGTCCCTCGCCTGGTGAGGCATCCGCCGAGCGCGACGCGGCCGAGGGTTTGCCCGACAACACCCGCGGAGGCCGCTCCGGCTCCTCGGAGGCGACCGCCCGCATCCCCGTCCGGCTGACGCTGCGGATGCTGGGCGAGCTGATGACGCGGGAGCCTTCCGGATCCGAGCCGCTGGCGCGCTCCGCGGCCCGCGGGGGAACCCGCGCGGGTGGCACCTCCCGGCGGGGAGCGCCCGGGGCCCCGGGCCGGGGCGGGGGGACGCGGGAGCTCGCACGCGGGGGACCCGAAGCCCCCACGCTGCTGCGAGGCGCGCCCCGTTCCGCCTCGCGCGGAGGAACGGGCGTGGAGGCCAGGGACTCCCGGCGGGCGCCCACCGCGTCCCGGGCCCCCGGGGCGACGACGCGCGACGGCTCACGGGCCGAGGAGAGCGCTCCGGCCCGCCGGGCGGCCCGCTCCGCCATCGGGTCCCTGCGCACCGCGTCATCGCCGGTATTGGAGGCCACCGCGCCCGCGCGGCGCGCCTCGCGCTCGGCCATGGGGTCCCTGCGAGACGGGGGCGGCGCTGAGGGCGGCGGCGGAGCGCTCGGGCGGGGCGCGGCCTGCGGGGCGGCGGCGCGGCCCGGCGGCGGGTTCAGCACGGGGCGCGGCGGGGTGAGCCGCACGGGGCGCTCGATGAGCCCCCGGACCGCCAGCCGCTCCATGTCCGCCAGGATGTCCGCGCGGCCCCCATCCGTGGTGCGGGAGCTGGGCTTGGAGCGCTCGTCCCGGACCCATTTGGCCAGCTGGCTGCCAAAATCGCCCCGGTGCCGCTCCAGCATGCGCGCGGCGAACTCCGCCGACTGCGCCACGCACGCGCGCGCCAGCCGCTGCACGCCCGCGCTGCGGATGGCGCTGGAGAGGTTCTTCAGCCCGTCATGCACGGCGAGCTGCTCCTGGGCCTCCTCCTCGGGCAGCTTGCGCGGGGCGTTGGCCGCGATGGACTTGGTGGCGAGCTGCTTCTGGTCCGGCGGCAGGGCGGCGATGAGCCCCTCGCGCAGGGCCTCGGGCAGCCCCGCCATCGCGGGCCCCAGCACCCGGGCGCCCAGCCGGTCGCACACGGTGAGCAGCTCGCGGGGCTGCAAGAGCAGCACATCGGTGAACTTCAGGCTCGCCTGGGGGCCCGCGGTGCGCGCCAGCCCCTCCTCCAGCTTCCACCGGACGATGTCGAGAATCTGCGGCCGCACCTCGCGCGTCAGCTTCACCGGCCGCTGCGGGACATGGGCGCGCATGGCGTCGGCGAGCCCCGAGGGCAGCGCGCGCAACACCACCTCCACCAGCGCCCCGCGCTCACGCCGCAGGAGCTGGGCGAGCCGCTCCGGATCCGCGCTCCACAGCTGGCCGCGCCGGTCCTTCACCAACCGCTTGAGCTCCTGCACCAGCAAGGGGATCCGCTTCTCGCGGGGAATCTGCATGATTCCCTGCGCACGGTGCCCGAGCAGTTCGGCCTGCTCCTGGGAGAGGTGCTCCAGCGCCGACACGCCCTCCTGGCCGCCGAAGGTGATGGCGGTCAAGAGCAGCATGGTCTGGCGCTTGTTGAGCGAGGTGAAGAATTGATCCAACGGTCACCTGGCGAGCCCTGGGCTCGGGGCGGGGGTGCGCTCCAGAAACAGGGTCAGGCCTGCGGCGGACGCGGACGGGCCGCGCGCACCGCCGCGCCGCTGGAAGCGCCTCCGCGCATGAAGACCCAGGCCGCCAGGCCCACGATGGCCAGCACGAACAGGGAGACGACCCCGATGAGCACGCGGAACTGGCTGGCGCTCGCCGCCGTCATCCGCATGCCGAACACGTCCTGGAGCCGGCTCTCGGGGCTGGTCTCCGCCGTGGCCGACACCGAGGGCGTCAGCAGCACGGTGACCGCCTCGGGCTTGAGCTCCTGCACCGCGGAGGCGACGAACTGCTTCACCTGCGGCTCCTCCACGGGCGCCTTGCCTTCCACCGAGGGACGGTAGCGGATCATCACCGAGGCGGAGGGCATCGGCTTGTTCTCCGGCTGGGTGAGATCATTGTTCTCGGGGATGTTGACGATGACGTTGGACTCCAGCACGCCGTCGATCTTGTTGAGCGCGTTGGACACCTCGCCCGCGATGGCCTTGAGCATCATCGCGCGCTCCTCCGCGGCGGTGGGCACCATGCTGCCCTTGGCGAAGTGGTTGAAGCCCTTCTCCATGGGGCGTGGCAGGGAGTTGGCCCGCAGCAGCTCCGCGGCCTGGGCCGCGTCCGCCTTGGGAACCTGGATGGAGAACTGGACATCCTGGCCCTCGCCCTCCTTCAGCTTGACGGCGTTGATGCCGTTCTTGCTGAGCAGGACGTAGATCTCGTTGGCATCCTGCTCCGTCAGGCCATGCTGAAGATCAATGGAACAGCCCGTGATGAAGAGCAGGGCCACCAGGGGAAGGACACGCGCGTGGAATCGGTGATTCATGTGCGGCACCTAGCTTAGCGGTGCGGCCGTCCTGTTCCAACAGGGCCCCGGAAAACAGGAAGGGCGACCCCTCTTTCGAGGAATCGCCCTTCATGCGAAGCGCGCTGGGACGGCCAGCAGGCGGGAAGGCTACACCTGGGTCTTGACGACGTCCTTGAGGCCGCTGGTGGCCTTCTCGACGACCTTGCTCGTCAGGTCCAGCTCCTGGGTGTACTTGTACATGGAGGCCTGGAGCGACAGCAGCTCGCCGTTGGAGAACTGCTTGCCGGAGGAGCCCTGCGCAATGAGCTTCTCCAGGTTGAGCTGGCCCTTCTCCAGCGAGCTGACGACGCTGGACATCATGTTGCCGGCCTTGGAGGTCTCCGCCTTGGCGGTGACGGGCTCGGCGGCGCGCGAGGTCAGCTGCTCGCTGGTGGCGCCATTGACCTTGTTCAGGGCCGCCTTCTCCGTCTTGTTGACGGTCTCCACCTGGCGCACCTGGTCGACGCGCTGGGCGGCCTGGGCGGCCTGGGCCTTCTGCGCGGCCTGAGCGCCCTGGACCTGCTCGGCGCCACCGGCCGCCTGGCTCTTGTTAGCGAGAACCCCGTCGAACTTCGAGGCTCCCTGCTTGTTCACCTGCTGCGCGCCCTGATCCTGCAGCTTCTGCTGAGCGATCTGCGCGGCCGAGACGCCCGCCATTGGACCCGCCATGTGACTGCCTCCTTGTATCGTCGGAAGAGGCAGGAGCCTCTTCGTCATCTAGAATCTCTTTGAGCCGCTCGATGGCCCGCGCATGCAGCCGAGACGCCCAGCTCTTCGACTGCCCGATCTCCGACCCCGCCTCTTCCAGCGTGCGTCCCTGGAAGTAATACCCCTGCAGCAGCTGGCGCTCCTTGTCCGGGAGCTTGTCGATCGCCGCCCTCACCCGCCGCTTCAACTGCTCCATCTCCAGCCGCTGGTCGGCAGGCAGGGACTCGTCCGAGTACCCCGCGCTGTCGGCGCCCTCCAGGCTGGTGGCGAACACCATGGCCAGCCCCGCGACCGCGTTGGAGATGTCATTGACATCATCGTCGAATGACCCCCCGCGGTTGCCTCCGCCCTGCTCGCGATCCGAAAGATTTCCCAGATACGCCGCCGCGCGCTCGCCCACGAACGCCGAGCGGGCATCCCCGCCGCGCAAGATGCCCATTTTCCTCAGCCCGTCGAAGATCGCACCTTTGATGCGATAGTGGGCAAAGGTGAGGAAATTGGCTCCGACCTTGGGATCGAACCGGTCGGCGGCCTCGAGCAGGCCAATCTGGCCGTAGGAGACCAGCTCGTCGAGCTCCAGCTGAGCGTTGAACTGCTTGCGGACGGTGGCCGCCAGCGACCTCACATATGGGCCGTACTTCTCGAGGATCGCCTTCTTGTCGTCGCCGAACCCCAAGCGCCGCTCACTCGGCCTTCGACCACAGCCGCTCGAGAACCTGGTTCAGCCGCGGATCCTCCTGGAGCGCATCTGCGATCTTGCTGGATAGCGTGGAGGACTTCATGTGGAGCTTCTCCTTGAGAACCTCGGCGACGAGCTGCTTGGTCGCCTCTTCCTTGTTCTTGAAGCCCCCATTCTTGAGCTGCTTGGCGATGGCCATGGCCTGGGAGGCAATGGGGTCCGCCGCCTGGGCTCCCTGAACATTGGAAGAGCCTACCAGACCCGATGGGCCCACGAGCGACTCGGTCTTGTCGACCTTGCCCCCGAAGCTGGCTCCGCCCGCCGGTGCCTTGCCGGAGGCACCCTTCGCCCCACCGGCCCGGCCCTTACCGCCCCCTCGTCCGACTCCACCGACAGACATCGCCCGTCCTCCTCGTATCCTTGCTGACCGCTACTTCTTGGCAGGCGGGAGAATCCCCGCCTCCTTGGCATCCATCAGGGCCTGTGCGAGCCGGGCCCCATCGCTGTCCGGCTCCAGGTCCATGGCCGCCTTCAGCTCCTTCACGGCCTCCGGCACTTTGCCCATGAACAGTAGCGCTTCTCCGGCGTGCGCGCGCGGCAGGGCCGACTGAGGCGCCAACCTCTGGGCTGCCCGGTAGGCCTGCAAGGCCTTGTCGTGGCGGCCCTGCGCGAACTCCAGCGCCCCGAGCGCCAGCTGGGGCACCTCGCTCTTGGGCATCAACGTGGCGGCGCCCGCGAAGACGTCCTTGGCCTTGTCGAACTTGCCCATGTCCATCCAGACATAGCCGGACTCCAGCAAGACCATCGCCTGCTGCTTGGCGAGGGGAACCAGACTGCCCGCGATCTCCGACGCAGACTCCGCCATGAACGTCCTTCTCCTTGGTCAGGCCCAGAAGACAAGAGGGCGGCACAACGGCCGCCCTCCCGAGATCCGACCCGATATTGCCGCCAGAGTCTAGCGGATGTTGCCGATCGAGTTCTTGGCCGACTCGTGGCGCGACTTCAGCACGTTGGAGATGGCCTGGTAGCGCTGCTGCTCGTTCTGCATCTGGGTCTGGAGCTTCAGCAGTTCCTTCTGCTGGGTGAACATGCTGGAGAGCTCACCGTTGAACTCGCTGCCCACGCTGCCGGTGGAGCCGCCCAGGTAGTTCGGGCCGCCCGCGGTCGCCGTGCCGGGGATGCCCACGCCGCCGGTGCCCACCGTGGTGTTCACGGAAGGAACGCCGCCGGTGGCGCCGCCCGTCACGCCGCCCGTCACACCGCCGGGAACCCCACCCGCGTACGGGGTGCCGGCGGAGCCGGTCGCGCCCGAGGCGAAGGTGTTCACCGAGGAGACCGCGGCGGACACGATGCCCCCGCCCGGAATCATGCTGGTGGCCATGCCCACGCCGCTGGACACCGCACCCGCGGCGGCATTCAGGCCCGCCTGCACGCGGTGGCCGAACTCGTTGTTCGGGGTCTGCTTGTTCACCGTCAGGTTGGTGGACATCCGGGGACCCATCATGTTGCCGTCGATCTTCATTTTTCCTCCAGGACGCGAATCAAAGAAAGGGGTAGAGCCCGGCCAGTCCGACGCTCTCACAAAGGATTATCGGTGAATCGACGCCGGGGTTGCCTCGCCCCCAGCGGTTTGTGGCCACCGCCCGGAAAGGCCAGGAAATCCAGATGGTTGGCGCACTAGCGGCGGCCCTTGTTGCCCTGCGCCTCGGAGATCAGACGCTCGCGGGTTTCCAGCAACAGGCCCAGCAGTTCCTCGGCGCTGGCCAGGGCCGTCTGGACCTTCTTGCCCTGCTCGGCCTTGGGGCCCTTCAGGGTGCTGAGCTCTTCCTTGATGGGCGAGAAGAAGGACTGCACTTCCTCGGCGGACGCGCGCTCGATGAACCCCTCGATGGCTGGGTAGGAGGGGGTGGGAAGCGGCTCTTGCACGGGGGCGGTCTGCTGCTTGGAAGGAGGAGGCATCGTGAGAAAGGTCTCCTGACGGGGCGCCCACCAGGCGGCAGGCGCGAAAGGACACCTCCACGCTAGGTGAAAACCCCTTCCGGACTCAAGTCACCGCTCCCCCCGGGCACCGTGGGCGCCCGGCGACGGCCGGCCAGCGAGCGTGCACGCGAGGTGGGCTGCCCGGGCCTGTCTTCTTCCCTCACCGCCCCTAGGTTTTTCTCAGCGGGGGCTTTTCGTGGCCTCCGCCCCATCCCCTCACCCCTCAGGAGAGAGACCATGACCCGGAAACTGATTGGACTTTTTGCATCCATGGCCCTGATGGGCTCGAGCGCGGCCCTGGCGGGTGACACCTGGAAGAAGGGCGAGGCGGCAGGCCGCGAGCAGGAGAGCATCGGCGCGGTGGGCCGCGACTCGGACAGCGCCCTGCCCGAGGTGGGCTCGCAACAGGATGCCATCGGAGGCTCTGGCCAGAGCGGTATCGGCCAGGAGCTGACCGGGCGCGTGGTGAAGAGCGACCGGAAGACCGTCTGGATCGAGCACGCCGGCGCCATCATTCCCCTGAAGGTCGACAAGAGCACGCAGTTCACCGGCACCGAGCAGAAGCGGGCCAGCGACTTCAAGGAGGGCGATGAGATTCGCGCCAGCTTCGAGGTGAACAAGACGGACAACGTCGCCACGAGCATTGGCCTGGCGAACGACGGCACCGGTGGCAGCGGCGAGGTGCAGTTCCCCGCGCAGGACCCGAACGCGCTGCCCCCCGCCCCCATCCAGGAGGGCACCAGTGAGGGCACCACCAGCGAGGGCGGCAGCGGCAGCACGCTGACGCCTCCGGACATCAGCCAGGAGGGCACGGGCTCCGACCTGGGCACGGACATCGGCGTCAATCAAGGCAGCCGCAACGGCAACTACTGAAGCCGGGCGCCTCACGGCGCAGCGGACGTTGACGCGCTGGGCCGAAAGAGGAGATAGATGCCTGGTTCATCTGGGGAGGTGCTCGTCAGGGCACCTCCCTCCCTCTGGACCCTTGGCTCTATGAATGCAGGCGGACCCGACAAGACGGCGTGCCGTTTCCAGAATGCTCTGGGCGAGCGGCTGATGCCCGAAAGTGGCATGAGCCCACGGCTCCCCCCTCCCCCTGCTGAGTTCCCCCGCCGTGGACGGTCCTGCATCGCCTGGTCCGCCATGCCGTTGCGCCCCCCACCGCTTCGCCGCCGCATCCATGCGCACGGCCTCCTCAAGTTCTGAGGACCTCGTCTCGCGGTGAGCAAGGAGGCGGCCGGGCCACCCCCTCCCTTCCGGTGTTCATCCCGTTGGCGAATGAACACGTTGAGTGGCGATGAAGCCCTTGCTCGCACTCTCCTTTGGCTTGTTGCTCGGGCAAACGCCCCCCTCCACCTCGTCCCTGCCGACGGATGCCGACGTTCAGGACTCCGCCGCCATCGAGTTCCGGGACGCCTGGGAAGAGGCCCTCGAAGACGCCTCCGCCGCGGACACCGCCCAGCCCGCAGAGGGCACGGCCGCGGCCACGCTCGCCCCGCCTCAGGACCCCGTGCCGGAATCGGCGCAGGGGCTCTCCTCCAACGCGGGAACCGGCGGCGGGGGCTTGGCGGCCTCCTCCGAGGATGCGCCCGCGCAGACGGCCTCCGCGCCGGAAGCGGCCTCCGCGCAGCCGCCCCTGAACCTCCAGCAGATGGGCGAAGAGGTGCAGCGCCTGCGCGCCCAGGTTCAGACGCTCCAGGGCCAGCTCGAGACCCAGCAACAGGAGAGCGCCACGGTGGCGCAGGGCTTTGATCAGACGCTCTCGGGCATGCGCGAGCGGGCCCAGGAGCTGGAGCAGCTGCGCACCCAGAACCTGGCCCTGATGCAGGATGCCTCCACGTGGCTCGCCGCCGCCGACCAGGCCCTCGATACAGGGGAGCTCGACGTGGACAATGTCCTGGCGGAGGCCGACGCTAGGCTCGCCGAGGCCCTCCAGAACGCCTCGTCCGCCGGCCGGGGCAACGCGGCCGCCCAGGTCCAGTCCGCCCGGGGCTTCATCGCCCAGGCGCTCGATGCGGCGGGCCGCCGGGACGTCTACTACGCCCGCTGGGCCCTGCTCTACGCGGCGGACCGGCTGCGGGCCGCCCACGGCGACACCCTCGACCAGGAGGGCACCTCCGCGCTCACCCCGTGAAGTGCGGCGTGCTCTGCACGGGCGGGTTCTGTGGCCGGGCGATGAGGTAGCCCTGGAGGTAGTCCACCCCGTGCGCCCGCACCCAGCGCAGCTCCTCGGGCGTCTCGATGCCCTCGGCCACCGTGAGGATGCCCAGCTTCTGGGCAATCTCCAGCAGCTTCTGGGTGATGGACGCCTTGTACTCATCCTCGTGGATATTGCGGATGAGCTCCATGTCCAGCTTCATGATGTCCGGCCGAAGCTGGTGGATGAGGTTCAGCGAGGAGTGCCCCGCCCCCAGATCGTCCAGCGCCACCCGGAAGCCCGCCTTCCGGTAGAAGTCGATGATGGCCCGCAGGTGCCGCGTGTCCTGCGCATGGTCCGACTCGATGACCTCGAAGACGACCTTGTGCGGCTCCAGGCCCGCGTCCTTGATGACCGAGACCGTGGAGCGCAGGCAGTACGCCGGATCATAAATCGCCGTGGGCGTGAAGTTGATGAACAGCGAGCCGTTCAGCCCGTGGCGCACCGCCTCGCGGATGGCCGAGCCGCGCGCGGCGAGATCCAACTGGAACAGCAGATCCGCCCCCCGCGCCGTCTCCATGATCTTCCCGGGCGCCACGAGCGAGCCGTCCTTCTCCATCCCCCGCATGAGCGCCTCGTGGGCGAAGATGCGGCGCGTGTCGTCCGCGTGGACGATGGGCTGGAAGTGCGAGGTGAGGCGCTGCTCGGCCAGCATGTCCACCAGCCACCCGGCCCGGCTCAGGGTGAGAAACTGCTGGAGCGGCCCCACGTTGGGAAAGTCCGTCAGGTCCGGCTCTCCCGAGCCCTGCTTGAAGAGCGCCCGCGTGCCGCGCAGCTCCTCGCGCGTGAGCGTGTCCCCCAGCCGGGCCGCCAGGGCCGCCGAGGCCCCCTGCTCCAGCCGGACCACCACGCACTGCGCCTCCGGCCGGAGCTGGTACTCCAGCCCCGACTCCCGCATGAAGGCCACCAGCTTGCCGAGGCTGTGCCCCAGCGGCGGCCAGAGGAACAACTGCCCCGTCTCCTCGACCTTGGCGGGAAGCGTCTGGCACCGGCCACACTGCGCGGGAATGGTGTCGCTCATGGCAACCACGCTCAGGGCTGTTCGCGAAAGACGAGC
Above is a window of Stigmatella erecta DNA encoding:
- a CDS encoding flagellar hook-length control protein FliK; the encoded protein is MSRVEDDRDAERIAQRLIQERQLAEAKGKQRKDGETAFSKLVQQSQTDKGQTQQKQETKQTFAQATLARLLKESGTKEAGAEMRQQEGANAKQTGQRQDTTRSQGRQDAKALDERVLLGHSDEARQTAEGRQTESSQGGAASASRRHDEGVSETRTEARHTEGKAESDSEADEKSSLSRSEGRAGQKGSLKADADAGGGQGGGGKDKKEGGGEAAAAAGFRFNPALMAPVPVAKPKPNTGSERMRAVANEIAQKIVERARVGTNGAGAAEFQIDLRSNVLSGLSIKLSAKNGKIQAVFSGSDRDVLKMIEEQKEGLKSALTSRGLKLEDLRFEVRA
- a CDS encoding flagellar assembly protein FliH: MPPYRLETLLEMRARAKEEAEQAFSAAIKALEKEKAELKRLEDELARRKAERKAKVMAYLNEVMAKGAGINGMNMMARFEQRLKDEEAQVALDIERQREVVKVAERTVEQRRAQMAEAAKELKAIEKHKENWQKQIKHERQQREELTQEEIGSALFLARQRK
- the sctN gene encoding type III secretion system ATPase SctN encodes the protein MAIDLSRYYALLKDASLVRVRGRVTELTGLVIKASVPNVRVGEVVYINSRIRGKVKAEVVGFQGDEVMLMPLGELYGIGPDSEVIPTGKPLTIKCGEGLLGRVLGGTGEPLDGKPLPDDLIDWSVDRDCPDPFTRMRIEHPLPLGVRCIDGLLTVGEGQRVGLFAGSGVGKSTLMGQIARNTKAELNVIALIGERGREVREFIEDALGEEGLKRSVLVCATSDQPSLVRLKAAYVATAIAEYFRERGGNVMFMLDTVTRLARAQREIGLAVGEPPARQGYPPSVFSMLPRILERTGNSAKGKCTAIYTCLVAGGDMEEPIADEVRGILDGHFILNRALGERNQWPAMDVLASLSRVMSGIVSKDHKKAAGKLRETLSTYEKQRDLILLGAYQYGTDPRTDYAIDKYDAIIDYLKQDTHSNSTYEETVNGLLGLFED
- a CDS encoding FliH/SctL family protein, which translates into the protein MAIGKVIKGDVAQEPVPERSAPRPARAGVMNADIFEARQSAQGILEEAQREKERILAEALREREDVLAKAREQGRQEGLAQATELLLRAKMQAGEMLASQEQDVIALACRIAEKIIGRDIERQPELLVDMCASAIEQLRSARAMVLRVHPKTAQVLRARKPELIELIGRAVDLAIREDADVAPVGCIVQTEFGTVDAQLPTQFEMLQNVLLPDTAKTEGPA
- a CDS encoding type III secretion protein, with the translated sequence MNHRFHARVLPLVALLFITGCSIDLQHGLTEQDANEIYVLLSKNGINAVKLKEGEGQDVQFSIQVPKADAAQAAELLRANSLPRPMEKGFNHFAKGSMVPTAAEERAMMLKAIAGEVSNALNKIDGVLESNVIVNIPENNDLTQPENKPMPSASVMIRYRPSVEGKAPVEEPQVKQFVASAVQELKPEAVTVLLTPSVSATAETSPESRLQDVFGMRMTAASASQFRVLIGVVSLFVLAIVGLAAWVFMRGGASSGAAVRAARPRPPQA
- a CDS encoding ATP-dependent helicase HrpB, which translates into the protein MNKQGASKFDGVLANKSQAAGGAEQVQGAQAAQKAQAAQAAQRVDQVRQVETVNKTEKAALNKVNGATSEQLTSRAAEPVTAKAETSKAGNMMSSVVSSLEKGQLNLEKLIAQGSSGKQFSNGELLSLQASMYKYTQELDLTSKVVEKATSGLKDVVKTQV
- a CDS encoding sigma-70 family RNA polymerase sigma factor, which codes for MGFGDDKKAILEKYGPYVRSLAATVRKQFNAQLELDELVSYGQIGLLEAADRFDPKVGANFLTFAHYRIKGAIFDGLRKMGILRGGDARSAFVGERAAAYLGNLSDREQGGGNRGGSFDDDVNDISNAVAGLAMVFATSLEGADSAGYSDESLPADQRLEMEQLKRRVRAAIDKLPDKERQLLQGYYFQGRTLEEAGSEIGQSKSWASRLHARAIERLKEILDDEEAPASSDDTRRQSHGGSNGGRLGRADRSAEAAGSGRAAGEQAGSLEVRRGSR
- a CDS encoding tetratricopeptide repeat protein, which translates into the protein MAESASEIAGSLVPLAKQQAMVLLESGYVWMDMGKFDKAKDVFAGAATLMPKSEVPQLALGALEFAQGRHDKALQAYRAAQRLAPQSALPRAHAGEALLFMGKVPEAVKELKAAMDLEPDSDGARLAQALMDAKEAGILPPAKK
- a CDS encoding EAL domain-containing protein → MSDTIPAQCGRCQTLPAKVEETGQLFLWPPLGHSLGKLVAFMRESGLEYQLRPEAQCVVVRLEQGASAALAARLGDTLTREELRGTRALFKQGSGEPDLTDFPNVGPLQQFLTLSRAGWLVDMLAEQRLTSHFQPIVHADDTRRIFAHEALMRGMEKDGSLVAPGKIMETARGADLLFQLDLAARGSAIREAVRHGLNGSLFINFTPTAIYDPAYCLRSTVSVIKDAGLEPHKVVFEVIESDHAQDTRHLRAIIDFYRKAGFRVALDDLGAGHSSLNLIHQLRPDIMKLDMELIRNIHEDEYKASITQKLLEIAQKLGILTVAEGIETPEELRWVRAHGVDYLQGYLIARPQNPPVQSTPHFTG